The window TAAAAGATGCATCTTTGAAATCCTCCTACTTAATTACTCTATGAAACCTCTCTaattagctgtacaagtcttgaagacttgaagaaaattacaaaaggagaaataccttgttaaggctttctgtcttttaatgagccccatggtgtatttgctgctgagtccatAGACCTCAGATAAGGAGAGAAGGTTGaacagagtgctcaagaaatcagaagccaagctcaaagtacctggaagcgttaatgagccccactgagggccattcctgacaaagcctccccagggactcgttagagcagatagctggaggctgtgattgcaggtgggcaaaggcagagtgcaggtggctggaaagctgaagaaacccttggtttgtttgatgcagcagaaaggccaagccctcagccccaggccctggcaaggcagatcctgtccctcacttgtggcccagggctcttcctgggacagagggatgtgagggggagcaatgacaggtgtaggaaaattctgtgacacctcctggcctcccaaaGAAGGGGCGAGGATgaaacagagtcctgaggctcaaaaGAACCACAGACGCATAGAATCAattatgttggaaaggatctttaacatcattgagtccaactgtaaacctaacactgccaggtccaccactaaaccacacccCTGCATGCCACATCTTGTGGTgctctgctctcccccttcccagcccctctggctcctgctcaagccataaccatcagtgggagttgtgatgagttgcacctggactttgggggatggctggtaacagtcaaaacactgtctggagtgggggcctAGATATTTTGCTCCCATGCAAATATGAcgataggtcaattctcttactctataaaCAGTGGGCAgagcaagagcccttggagctctcctgcacggcagcggctgcatgACAGGATCTCCTCTTGAGTGGGGATGCTCACTTGAGGTTtgtctcctcgaggctgagagattccttgccgcaacagattctcggcaAGTGACTAATAGagtgctaaactttgaaatcttagctaagtgatgtaAAGGATtaattgcgcatatataatccttgaGACATAAACCATTAACCAAagctgggactaggattggatccagccgcacccagactcctctctgagaaggagtttagaaagcaagttgagcctcatgactcaacgggagggtctccctgagagcttgtctgaccccggcctctatgcagtaaataatcaggtGTACCTTgtcatcgaatctcgtaaaacactgtcgcattcactgctaactttgttaaatcactgttttctattaataaatatttcactattcatGACCAGGCACCTTGGCTCTGTCGGATGCCttaccagtgagcccagaaacctcaagccagggaagagaaatgctgagacatttcactgctgagaaagtaaaagctggcagaagccttgggaccattagtgtggacgtcccaccacctacagaagagtccagaaagtttccaggaagaagagacctccgaGGCACCTAACACAGCCACAGGCCTCATCCTGCCCcaaaaaggtatgcagaaggaaatgacttcacacacacagaccccagtTGTGAGCCTGCTGATGGACAATCATGTGCCCAGGCCGCAGTGATCccacaagcaacctctagctgctggcatgttccatagGTGCTGGCGTGTTCcatactgtgtgttgcattcatactcacgctgctggcatgtcccgtacttgggacctcacaagaaccaaggccGGTCATCACccctctgctggcctaaggggtgctctggaacacagggcttcaaacacctcTGACCTTGCTCATGGTCTCcgaggtcctcaggcagcagcaccctcacaactggcattcaggccatacgcctgctgcggggctatcaaggactcaggcagaagtgacctcccaAGCACCGAGCTCAtccatgaggctggtgctggcctaTCGGGCACTCAGACAGCAGTGACCTCCAAAGCAGTATCAGAgagatctgcctgtttctggtctatcagagattctggcagcactgacctcataaccaacatccacaccatgtgcctgctgctggcctgtcaggtactcatggagaaaggacctcgtaggcaccgaacccagccttgagcctggggttggcctgccacctgcagagacaggggtgaccccaaaatgagcatccaaagcagatgcccgctgttatagcagcagtgacctcacaatcaacatgccagaccttggcctgctgctggactggggttctcaggcagaagggacctcacaagcatctactctaatcataaagccttttgctggactgccatgtcctcacagaatcatgtagattgaaagggatctttggagatcatctagatcaatccccctgccctaaagggagtcagccagagcaggtcacgtaagaagatgtccaggctggtttttttaagtatctccacgaatggacactccacagcctctcagggcagcctgtgccagggtcatgcgcccttgatgccgaaacatgttttcttgagttcagttggaatttcttggttttgaggattggggcctagcacataagccctgtgtggggacggtgagggacatgggcttcttcttcaacctggtgaacctcctccagtgagggtcatcatccaaaagggataacctcactcgAAGTATGGGGGAGAGATGGGTGGGACAggatagatataaacacatggaaggattttgctgaagagattattagcctgctgaaagaccagggcattcttccaactgcctgaagctcaaagcagcacctgcgtagtttagagggatgtgactgagcgaggagtaagtgacggggaaactggagagcaatggggagGCTGGCCCTGTTGCCCCAGTAATGGTTCGATGGGCCCACCAtgctggaaccgcatgggacaggtgtgctcgagggtggggagacatcccCCCGGCaaagtgccctggcagccctcagggctctgtccccctcagcccgcctgttttggtggcctcccccagtgcctgggccacagatggtctgtgtcccctcagtgccagcccctctccccaggccagcacaggagtcctggtccaggcacagagcagcctgcccagagtgggggcctgcaggaagaggtttctccttctcaaggattcctccctgcaagcacagaaatgctcccttgctcttctccagggacaccccttctccccagagagcctttccccaggtgagcgtgtccaggctggcctggctggacattcctggttcccactgcgtgctccctgcagggccctgagctgctgtttctgctctgcagagggagggggctgtggtgccctgaggccatggggtgaccctgcactggccatgctggtcggggtgaggagcagaacttgccagaaagggatcactgctgctaagcccccttccatcttccctcattgctcagtagccaaggacagggcttggcaggaccaaggggtgtcttcagtttcacaaagggcagggaagggctgcactaGATCAATCCCGCAGGGTTTCCAGGACAGTGGACTGAaccattgtttagtcttatgtccctttggcctgctgcctcctggcattgcaggggcctcgttagcccatgggctcttcaggttcacctttccttcaaggacactccacCTTGGATGGTCAGTCATTTTATGAGGTGCCACTCGTTGCTCACCCAGACTCACATACTTTTctgggagatcccctgagctctgctggcaaCTCCAAGTTCCTCTCTAGGATAGCATTGGCCATCAGCTGCACCACAAGTGGGACAGTACCAGGAAGGACAATCAAAAGCCATTTGCACTCTTcttggacatgtgccaccaatatctttatcaaagatctgaatgaggggattgagtgcaccctcagtaagtttgcagatgacaccaagctaggtggcagtgttgatctgctggagggtaggaaggctctacagagggacctggacaggctggatccatgggccaaggccaactgtacgaggtttaataaggccaagtgccaggtcctgcattttggtcacaacaatcccaagcaacactacaggcttggggcagagtggctggaaagctgctcggcagaaaaggacctgggggtgctggtggagccagcttaacatgagccagcagtgtgcccaggtggccaagaaggccaacagcattctggcttgtatcaggaacagcgtggccagcaggagcagggaagtgatggtgcctctgtacactggtgaggcctcacctcgagtgctgtgttcagttctgggcccctctgtacaagagggacattgaggtgctggagcgtgtccagaggagagcgaccaggctggtgaggggtctggagaccagggcatatgaggagaggctgagggagctgggcatgtttagcttggagaagaggaggctgaggggagacctcattgccctctacaactacctgaaaggagggtgtagagaggtgggtgttggcctcttctcccgggtgaataatgacaggaccagaggaaatggtctgaagctgcggcaggggaggtttagattagatatcaggaagaatgactttactgaaagagtggtcaggcactggaacagcctgcccagggaggtggttgagtccccatccctagaggtatttaaggaatgtctacatttggcacttcagggcatgctctgaagggcagagattgtaggttgtttgtttgcgggttggtttttttttggtgtgtgtatggtggactggatgatctcaaaggtcctttccaaccatgaagattctatgattacatgattctataattctaggCCCAGCCCTTGGTCCCTAACAGATTCCCCTGCAACTCTGACCCTGTCCCCCTGAGTCTGTGGAGAGCCCCAGAACACCAAGAGGGCTTTTCATGGAACAGTTCCTTGGGTGCGttcctgataccagctttggaagagcCATCCAACCTCTACCGCTGCCTTGAGGAGTCCCGTTAGTGACAGTGGTGCCAGTAGGAAGGCCCCCTCTGACACAGTGGTTCACATGGCCtgttgctgcctgcagccacagggatgcCGCTGTAGAGACATCAGGACGGTCACAAGGTGCATGAGACCttagggggaacacaaaggcaagggcacagcaggacagtgggggtgtgaggagaaaccagcactggaaaggccacatcctgctgctgtccttggccatggctccagggaagcagcagccccgactcgcagacagcagaggcagagtgcccagcgaggcagccggggcagccccaagGGCCCCCAGGGCAGATCCTCCATGGAGCAGATGGGCATTTTCCTCCTGAACCcctcctgcatgctggggctgctcggccAGCTCCGGAGGAGAAGTGAAGAGATGGAAGCAGaaactaataattttctgctggcttctttatTGGGTTTATCtaaccagggagcccagatccGTACATACCTTAGGTATTTGGgtcaagagaaaaacatgtaggagaccaagaagaaaatcacaggtataaagcaaacaaacaaacaaaacaacaacaacaaaacattaaaaaaacacaacgaaATAAGAAAGACAAACATGAAGAATAGttagtcctgctttttcctgatgtACAGTTGGAGCCGTAGTGGTATAATGGCCACCTTATTAATCTGAAGTGGACAccattaaaatagtttcaaaactcCATCCTTGActtcctggttcctcatgctgtagatgagggggttcactgctggaggcaccactgagtacagcactgtgatcaccagatccagggatgggaAAGAGACGGAGCGGGGCTTCAGGTAAGCAAAAATGCctgtgctgacaaacagggagaccacggccaggtgagggaggcacatggaaaaggctttgtgccgtccctgctcagagggaatcctcagcacagccctgaagatctgcacataggacagcacgatgaacacaaaacacacaaaagctgaAAAGCAACTTAATatgagaagcccagcttccctgaggtaggcatctgagcaggagagcttgaggatctgggggatttcacagaagaactggcccacagcattgccctggcagaggggtagggaaaatgtattggccgtgtgcaggagagcattgagaaacccagtgccccaggcagctgctgccatgtggacacaagctctgctgcccaggagggtcccgtagtgcaggggtttgcagatggcaacgtagcggtcataggccatgacagtgagaagataaacctctgttgcagcacagaaaacaaagaaaaagacctgtgcaacacatcccaagTAGGAAATATCACTGATGTCCCAGagagaattggccatggctttggggacagtggtggagatggagcccaggtcaaggagggtgaggttgaggaggaagaagtacatgggggtgtggagatggtggtcacaggcgatggtggtgatgatgaggccgttggccaggagggcagccaggtaggtgcccaggaagagcccgaagtgcaagagctgcagctcccgtgtgtctgccaatggcaggaggaggaactgggtgatggagctgccattggacatttgttcactctgggcatgagggactgttgaaagaggagaagaccttggcaagttaaggcagacttctttgggcccatcctattccatttcccaaagttttcccccaaatgacttctctttcctcagaataatttcattcatatctttttgtgAGATCAGgtttgtgctgccgagggcagtatcgttgcaggggcagagattcagttgttgatttccaatcctccctggattattcacttctaagagaaacagatttggaatttcagtgccccctcctcaaccgagagatgaatttctctgtcccatcgcccacccagacaacccggaGTACAAGACtggaagaacaggatccttcccttgcaggtagcccctgccgtgctgtgcttcttgaaaaatctccagggaacgtcctgcagtgatctgcagctgtgagcagccctcacccacgcagcaccctctcaacagcaggaccctcccctgccagcggttgctctttctccaaagcttctccccacatgcccgtgggggtctcccggggcaggctgagagctgaccctggcagccggcagagtccctgccccggcacacagacccacggggtgcagggaccctgctcaaggacagccctgggcacccctgcctgcacaccctggcttcacggctattcacatttcataacaagacccttcctccccctccgcctccttacagatcccataagctgtggctgtgccagctttaggagatgcctccaggaactccacctgcagtgccctgcacccagaggcttaccgtgccaagggctgcaaggatttctcctccagtgagctctcagtcgtcctcccaatcctgacacctttaagctctctctctgcctcgctcatctccctgagacacccaggcaccgccctcagccctgctgcgcttggcagaggagctgctcctgggcagagctgtctctctgaggcgctgcccgcttgccatgagctccctccatcccaggagcccagcccagctcagacgcagagcaccagcccaaggagttttaatgacccctctggtgggattGATGCTGAGTCCAtgaacctcagacactgagaggaagctgaaaaaacctctcaagaagtcaaagtcaggttcaaactccaaagtttcttggagtgttaatgggtcccactgagggacaccactgagatgttgtccccagggtccggttagagcagaaactggaggcagtgatgacaggtcaagaaaagcaaggtgaaggtggctctgatgctgagtaaccctggatgtgtttcattagtgcaaagggccaaggcctgaccccatcgcccaaagggccaaggcctgacccccagcccccaggaagggagatcctgtccctcactccttcctcagggctcttcctggcacagtgtggtgtggagatgtgcaatgccaaggacagCACTATGGTatgacacctcccaggctctgaagtatggacgaggaggcaatgagaccccagtgctggaaggataacttgactcctcgtgggcatcagtggcagagacaacagccatagcccaagacatgaagaggttgactctgttaggggcctttcagctttgctgcatccctgtgtcatctccaccacaggctgtcctatggtgtcccatcacctctgcctctttccctgcaggatgcagtcatccacccggctgccccaccttgctgccaccttcctttgctgagatctctccatcctccctggctcttccctgaaacacaaagccttgggctgatccagactctttctgggtggcgtgttgcaccacagcactgcccttggagtgacatttctttctcctggtgtccagtctgcacctccccagctgtatattggggcattatttctttctcatgctgttttccactacaaaggaaagctccaccggctccaccagcagccctcaagcacactcaggctactcctgtactgtcctcagtctctgcaccactgagcccagggccctcagcctctcgagtcctgccggccacgttattcctgatacaggccaggatgctattgtccttctcagccacgctgggcatgctgctggctcacatccagccagctgtcaactgacacccccaggtccttttttgccaggcagctctccagacactcttcccccagcctgtatcgctgcatggggttgttgtgacccaggtgcgggacctggcacttggccttgaggaacctcgtaccattggcctcggcccatcggtacagcgtgcccagatctgcctctggagccatcctaccctcaagcaggtcgacaatcccacccaacttggtgtcgtctgcacacttactgagggtgcactcaatcccctcgtccaaatcattgataaagacattaaggAGAACTGGCCcgataccgagccctggggaacaccacttgtgaccagctgccaactggattgaattccattcaccaccactcgttgggcctggccatcgccctggtttttacccagcaaagcgtacacctgtccaagccatgggcagccagtttctccaggagaatgctgtgggaaacagtgtcaaaggctttactagcCTCCAgggaaacaacatccacagcctttcctgcatccaccaagcgggtcaccctgacatagaaggagatcaggtttgtcaggcaggacctgcctttcatgaacccatgctgactgggcctgatcacctggttgtccttcatgtgccacataatggcactcagcatgatctgctccatgaccttcccaggcactgaggtcagaccgacaggcctgtacttccccaaatcttccttccgtcctttcttgtggatgggcatcacattttctaacctccagtcaactgggacctccccggttcaccaggactgctggtaaatgatggaaagtggctcggtgagtacttctgccagctccttcagtaccctcgcGTGGAGGTCacctagccccatagacttgtgtatgtctagctgttggagcaggtccctcaccatctccctttggattatggcggcttcattctgctccctgccgTTATCTacaagctcaggggtctgggtactcagggaacaacccactctactactaaagaaggagtcaaagaaggcactaagtacctcagccttttcctcatcctttgtcactatgttactgccttcatcggataaaggatggagattctcccgagtcctccttttgttactagtgtgtttataggaacttttcttattgttcttaacatccaaattcagcttaagttctagttgggctttagcctgtctaattttctccctacatagccttacaacatccttgtagccttcctgagtggccttcttccaaagaccataaactctccttttttccctgagttgtaaccgtatctctctgttcagccaggctgtcttttttccctgatgtctcatTTTACatcacatggggacagcctgctcctgcacttTTAAGacttttgtcttgaaaaatgtccagccttcctggactcctttgcccttcaggactgcctgcCTAGTGGCTCTGTCAAGCAGCCTCCTggaaagaccaaagtctgccctctggaagtccatggtggcagttctgctgaccaccctccttgctcctctgagaattgaaaataatttcatggtcactgtgcccaagatggcctccagctgtcacatcccccacaagtctttctccatttacaaacaacaggtccagcagggctcttTCCCTTGtcagctccctcaccagctgtgtcaggaagctCTCCGCAACACACTCCAGGGACTTCCTaggctgttccctctcagccGTATTGTGCTCCCAGCTGATATcgggtaggttgaagtctcccaccaggGCAAGGGCCAGCGATcatgagatttctcccagctgcttgtacgGTATTTCATCCACCTCtgcatcctggttgggcagtgtataacagactcccaccatgatatctgtcttattggccctccccctgattctctcccataaacactcaaccctattgtcaccatcattaagctccAGACATTCCTAACACTCCCTCACATACaaagccaccccacctcctctccttccttgcctgtcccttctgaagagtctgtagccatctaatgcagcactctgGTTGTGCGactcatcccaccacgtttctgtgatggcgactacatcatagttttcctgctgcacaatggcttccagctcctcctgtttgttgcccatgctgcgtgcattagtgtagacgtgttatgttttcagaaaacccagaacaatttcttgtcatttagacaactattctatcacccagtgacccctccccacacagaaaggggaatcagggaaagcaaggaaacatgagggttgaaatataaatagatttgataggataagactaaataattaacaataatgtTAAAGCACCGGTATtcatcccaatactaatataagatgtacaagaattatactcagccaattctatcagtaggaagctgtgcactcccagcaggggagagt is drawn from Chroicocephalus ridibundus unplaced genomic scaffold, bChrRid1.1 SCAFFOLD_92, whole genome shotgun sequence and contains these coding sequences:
- the LOC134509577 gene encoding olfactory receptor 14A16-like produces the protein LHYGTLLGSRACVHMAAAAWGTGFLNALLHTANTFSLPLCQGNAVGQFFCEIPQILKLSCSDAYLREAGLLILSCFSAFVCFVFIVLSYVQIFRAVLRIPSEQGRHKAFSMCLPHLAVVSLFVSTGIFAYLKPRSVSFPSLDLVITVLYSVVPPVSCTL